In a single window of the Massilia oculi genome:
- the rph gene encoding ribonuclease PH: MTFEQRPSGRAVDQLRPITITRNYTRHAEGSVLIGFGDTKVICTASIEEKVPGFLKGKGQGWLTAEYGMLPRSTHSRMDREAARGKQSGRTQEIQRLIGRSLRAAFDLEAFGERTLHLDCDVIQADGGTRTAAITGAMVAAHDAFGKLVAAGLIPAIPVRHFVAAVSVGVYRGMPVLDLDYPEDSDCDTDMNVVMTEAGHFIEVQGTAEGAAFDRAGMNRLLDLAQQGIADLIQLQKQALQLL; the protein is encoded by the coding sequence ATGACATTTGAACAGCGCCCCAGCGGCCGCGCGGTCGATCAGCTGCGTCCGATTACCATCACGCGCAATTACACGCGTCACGCCGAAGGCTCGGTGCTGATCGGGTTCGGCGACACCAAGGTGATCTGCACCGCCAGCATCGAAGAGAAGGTGCCGGGCTTTTTGAAAGGGAAGGGCCAGGGCTGGCTGACCGCCGAATACGGGATGCTGCCGCGTTCGACCCACAGCCGCATGGACCGCGAAGCCGCGCGCGGCAAGCAGAGCGGCCGCACCCAGGAGATCCAGCGCCTGATCGGCCGCTCGCTGCGCGCCGCCTTCGACCTGGAAGCCTTCGGCGAGCGTACCCTGCACCTCGATTGCGACGTGATCCAGGCCGACGGCGGCACCCGCACCGCAGCCATCACGGGCGCCATGGTGGCGGCGCATGACGCCTTCGGCAAGCTGGTGGCGGCCGGCCTGATCCCGGCGATCCCGGTGCGCCATTTCGTGGCCGCCGTTTCGGTGGGCGTGTATCGCGGCATGCCGGTGCTCGACCTCGACTATCCGGAAGATTCGGATTGCGATACCGACATGAACGTGGTGATGACCGAGGCCGGCCACTTCATCGAAGTGCAGGGCACGGCCGAGGGCGCGGCCTTCGACCGCGCCGGCATGAACCGCCTGCTGGACCTGGCGCAGCAGGGCATCGCCGACCTGATCCAGCTGCAGAAGCAGGCCTTGCAGCTGCTGTAG
- a CDS encoding YicC/YloC family endoribonuclease, with translation MTGYAVATSEGAAGTLTIEIKSVNSRFLDLQFRINDELRALEPDLRSAIMAAITRGKVEVRLSFGRKVSGGSSALNQELLADLARLQGEVTRHFAQASPMTVAELLRWPGVIEESTIGQESLQLDVAALTATTIAAFVDSRKREGAALETMLQSRIESMEAIVKRITPLIPQVISQFQHKAIERMQDALGLAGHGNPSTLTRQEVLERIRQEVTLYGIRIDVSEELSRLSAHLNETRHILKKGGQVGKRLDFMMQELNREANTLGAKASVKELADASMELKLLIEQMLEQVQNLE, from the coding sequence ATGACAGGTTATGCGGTCGCCACCAGCGAAGGCGCTGCCGGAACCCTCACGATCGAAATCAAGAGCGTCAACTCGCGCTTCCTCGATCTGCAGTTCCGCATCAATGACGAACTGCGCGCGCTGGAACCCGACCTGCGTTCGGCGATCATGGCCGCGATCACGCGCGGCAAGGTCGAGGTACGCCTGTCGTTCGGCCGCAAGGTCAGCGGCGGCTCCTCGGCGCTGAACCAGGAACTGCTGGCCGATCTCGCGCGCCTGCAAGGCGAGGTGACGCGTCACTTTGCCCAGGCATCCCCGATGACGGTGGCCGAACTGCTGCGCTGGCCCGGCGTCATCGAAGAATCGACGATCGGCCAGGAGTCGCTGCAGCTTGATGTCGCCGCCCTCACCGCCACCACCATCGCCGCTTTCGTCGACAGCCGCAAGCGCGAAGGCGCGGCGCTCGAAACGATGCTGCAATCGCGGATCGAATCGATGGAAGCGATCGTCAAGCGCATCACGCCGCTGATCCCGCAAGTCATTTCGCAATTCCAGCACAAGGCCATCGAGCGCATGCAGGATGCACTGGGCCTGGCCGGCCACGGCAATCCGTCCACGCTCACGCGCCAGGAAGTGCTGGAGCGGATCAGGCAAGAAGTGACGCTGTACGGCATCCGCATCGACGTCTCCGAAGAGCTGTCGCGCCTGTCGGCCCACCTGAACGAAACCCGCCACATCCTGAAAAAAGGCGGCCAGGTCGGCAAGCGCCTCGACTTCATGATGCAGGAACTGAACCGCGAAGCGAACACGCTCGGCGCCAAGGCCTCGGTCAAGGAGCTGGCGGATGCATCGATGGAACTGAAGCTGCTCATCGAGCAGATGCTGGAACAGGTGCAGAATCTGGAGTGA
- a CDS encoding RelA/SpoT family protein, with protein sequence MNLSPDSTNSRNPAAPRERRADNRPPDYLETVAPGVASVTQLISKLSEYLTPAELKKVKEAYRFSDEMHLGQVRKSGEPYISHPIAVAEICAEWKLDAQAIMAALLHDVIEDQDVKKDELIERFGAQVANLVDGLSKLEKIEFQSQLEAQAENFRKMLLAMASDVRVILIKLADRLHNMRTLGVMVPAKKRRIAGETMEVYVPIAHRLGLNNIYRELQDLSFSHLYPLRYQTLSKAIKAARGNRREVVKKILEAVKNQLASSGLQFEVDGREKTLYGIYKKMRNKHLSFSQVLDVYGFRVVVDSVPNCYVALGTLHALYKPMPGKFKDYIAIGKINGYQSLHTTLIGPYGTPVEFQIRTQEMHRTAESGVAAHWLYKTGDSNITDLQHRTHAWLQSLLDIQQQTGDSAEFLEHVKVDLFPDSVYVFTPKSKIIALPRGATALDFAYSIHTGIGDHTVGVKINNEDQPLRTELHNGDIVEIITDPESRPSPTWLTFVRTGKARSAIRHHLRAIDVNESVELGQELLAQALAVRNIKPDLSEAVIERLLAETSAKSMEEMYADIGIGKRMPALVARHIFGLMEGDPELLPSSKPIPSSEIAPVTIYGSEGVAVQLAPCCLPIPGDQITGQLRRDQALVVHTCDCLPAKRIRAKEPDRWIAVQWGDELNRRFDCRIRLLINNEKGILARVAAEIGESDANITYVGMDEDDEHSMTQLRFTIQIKDRVHLAQLIRNLRRVAGVNRVERERS encoded by the coding sequence ATGAACCTGTCTCCAGATTCGACCAATTCTCGCAACCCTGCCGCTCCACGCGAGCGGCGCGCCGACAATCGTCCCCCGGATTATCTCGAGACGGTCGCTCCCGGCGTCGCCTCGGTCACGCAGCTGATCAGCAAGCTGTCCGAATACCTCACGCCCGCCGAACTCAAGAAGGTCAAGGAAGCCTACCGCTTCTCCGACGAGATGCACCTGGGCCAGGTCCGCAAGTCGGGCGAGCCCTATATCTCCCATCCGATCGCCGTCGCCGAGATCTGCGCCGAGTGGAAGCTCGATGCGCAAGCCATCATGGCCGCCCTGCTGCACGACGTGATCGAAGACCAGGACGTCAAGAAGGACGAATTGATCGAGCGCTTCGGCGCCCAGGTCGCCAACCTCGTCGACGGCCTGTCCAAGCTCGAAAAGATCGAGTTCCAGAGCCAGCTCGAAGCGCAGGCGGAAAACTTCCGCAAGATGCTGCTGGCGATGGCCTCCGACGTGCGCGTGATCCTGATCAAGCTGGCCGACCGCCTGCACAATATGCGCACCCTGGGCGTCATGGTGCCGGCCAAGAAACGCCGCATCGCCGGCGAGACGATGGAAGTGTATGTGCCGATCGCCCACCGCCTCGGCCTGAACAATATCTACCGCGAGCTGCAAGACCTGTCGTTCTCGCACCTGTATCCGCTGCGCTACCAGACCCTGTCGAAGGCGATCAAGGCCGCGCGCGGCAACCGCCGCGAAGTGGTCAAGAAGATCCTCGAGGCGGTCAAGAACCAGCTGGCCTCGAGCGGACTGCAGTTCGAAGTCGATGGCCGCGAAAAGACGCTGTACGGCATCTACAAGAAGATGCGCAACAAGCACCTGTCGTTCTCGCAGGTGCTGGACGTGTACGGCTTCCGCGTCGTCGTCGACAGCGTGCCCAACTGTTATGTGGCGCTCGGCACCCTGCACGCCCTGTACAAGCCGATGCCCGGCAAGTTCAAGGACTACATCGCGATCGGCAAGATCAACGGCTACCAGTCGCTGCACACCACCCTGATCGGCCCCTACGGCACCCCGGTCGAATTCCAGATCCGCACGCAGGAGATGCACCGCACCGCCGAAAGCGGCGTGGCGGCGCACTGGCTGTACAAGACGGGCGACTCCAACATCACCGACCTGCAGCACCGCACCCATGCCTGGCTGCAGTCGCTGCTCGACATCCAGCAGCAGACCGGCGACTCGGCCGAGTTCCTCGAGCACGTGAAAGTCGACCTGTTCCCGGATTCGGTCTACGTGTTCACACCCAAGTCGAAGATCATCGCCCTGCCGCGCGGCGCCACGGCGCTGGACTTCGCCTACTCGATCCACACCGGCATCGGCGACCATACGGTGGGCGTCAAGATCAACAACGAAGACCAGCCGCTGCGCACCGAGCTGCACAACGGCGACATCGTCGAGATCATCACCGACCCTGAATCGCGTCCGAGCCCGACCTGGCTCACGTTTGTGCGCACCGGCAAGGCGCGCTCGGCGATTCGCCACCACCTGCGCGCGATCGACGTCAACGAATCGGTCGAGCTGGGCCAGGAACTCCTGGCCCAGGCCCTCGCGGTGCGCAATATCAAGCCAGACCTGTCGGAGGCCGTCATCGAGCGCCTGCTGGCCGAGACCTCGGCCAAGTCGATGGAAGAAATGTATGCCGACATCGGCATCGGCAAGCGCATGCCGGCGCTGGTGGCGCGCCACATCTTCGGCCTGATGGAAGGCGACCCCGAGCTGCTGCCGTCGAGCAAACCGATCCCCAGCAGCGAGATCGCGCCGGTCACGATCTACGGCAGCGAAGGCGTGGCGGTGCAGCTGGCGCCATGCTGCCTGCCGATCCCGGGCGACCAGATCACCGGCCAGCTGCGGCGCGACCAGGCGCTGGTGGTCCACACCTGCGACTGCCTGCCGGCCAAGCGCATCCGCGCCAAGGAACCCGACCGCTGGATCGCGGTGCAATGGGGCGACGAACTCAACCGCCGTTTCGACTGTCGCATCCGCCTGTTGATCAACAACGAAAAAGGCATTCTCGCCCGCGTGGCCGCCGAGATCGGCGAGTCGGACGCCAACATCACCTATGTGGGCATGGACGAGGATGACGAGCACAGCATGACGCAATTGCGCTTCACGATCCAGATCAAGGACCGGGTGCATCTGGCGCAGCTGATTCGCAATCTGCGCCGGGTGGCGGGGGTCAATCGGGTGGAGCGGGAGCGGTCGTAA
- a CDS encoding biliverdin-producing heme oxygenase: protein MNRPHQPAPELDALAALRAATSERHERLDSGLPLSGPAPDLNDYATHLTMVRDWLAPLQAWLDGFADGPQRVLPAVGRLALTDADLNEPGMPPVRVPSTPHAWPQDASAAYRWGVAYVIEGSQLGGKVLYGKLAERLAPHPLRYLRGADEGPGPRWRAFMLALKENVKSPDEIGDACAGACAAFDSILELTPLR from the coding sequence ATGAATCGACCTCACCAACCTGCGCCAGAGCTGGACGCCCTGGCCGCGCTGCGCGCCGCCACTTCCGAACGCCACGAGCGGCTCGACAGCGGCTTGCCGCTGTCCGGGCCCGCGCCCGACCTCAACGATTACGCTACCCACCTGACCATGGTGCGCGACTGGCTGGCGCCGCTGCAGGCCTGGCTGGATGGGTTCGCCGACGGTCCGCAACGCGTGCTGCCGGCGGTGGGGCGGCTGGCGCTGACCGACGCCGACCTGAACGAACCAGGCATGCCGCCAGTGCGCGTGCCTTCGACACCGCATGCCTGGCCGCAGGATGCCAGCGCCGCCTACCGCTGGGGCGTGGCGTACGTGATCGAAGGATCGCAGCTGGGCGGGAAGGTGTTGTACGGGAAGCTCGCGGAGCGGCTGGCGCCGCACCCGCTGCGCTACCTGCGCGGGGCCGACGAAGGCCCGGGGCCGCGCTGGCGCGCGTTCATGCTGGCGCTGAAAGAGAACGTGAAGTCGCCGGACGAAATCGGCGATGCGTGCGCGGGGGCGTGTGCGGCGTTTGACAGCATCCTGGAGCTGACGCCGCTGCGGTGA
- the rdgB gene encoding RdgB/HAM1 family non-canonical purine NTP pyrophosphatase translates to MTQRLILASNNAGKLKEFAQLLGPIGFELHPQGEFDVPEAEEPFGTFVENALAKARHASRLTGLPALADDSGVCVNALGGAPGVYSARFAGEPKSDARNNQKLVADLAGLADKSAYYYCVLVYVRHPDDPQPVIADGLWPGEIIASPRGENGFGYDPHFLIPSLGKTTAELAPEEKNALSHRGQALRALVEKLKSA, encoded by the coding sequence ATGACCCAACGCCTGATCCTCGCCTCCAACAATGCCGGCAAGCTGAAGGAGTTCGCCCAGCTGCTCGGCCCCATCGGTTTCGAGCTGCATCCGCAGGGCGAATTCGACGTGCCGGAGGCGGAAGAGCCGTTCGGCACCTTCGTCGAGAACGCGCTGGCCAAGGCGCGCCACGCGTCGCGCCTGACCGGCCTGCCGGCGCTGGCCGACGATTCGGGCGTGTGCGTGAATGCGCTCGGCGGCGCGCCCGGCGTGTATTCGGCGCGATTTGCCGGTGAACCCAAATCGGACGCCCGCAACAACCAGAAGCTCGTCGCCGACCTGGCGGGGCTCGCCGACAAATCGGCCTATTACTATTGCGTGCTGGTCTACGTGCGCCATCCGGACGATCCGCAGCCGGTGATCGCCGACGGCCTTTGGCCTGGCGAGATCATCGCCAGTCCGCGCGGCGAGAACGGCTTCGGCTACGATCCGCATTTCCTGATCCCGTCGCTCGGCAAGACCACCGCCGAGCTGGCGCCGGAGGAAAAGAACGCACTGTCCCACCGCGGCCAGGCGCTGCGCGCGCTGGTCGAGAAACTGAAGTCCGCCTGA
- a CDS encoding sensor histidine kinase translates to MSLPSSFNTEHPPTSGLVYQFVLHPNGSTSFPCLNEGCSALLGLAPGELQDDPSLFEGLILPEDRRAYHEAMQMSAAALAAWNWEGRIRIPAWNDVKWINLRATPHTREDGAVQWDGIMTNITASKQEQEESHRSRERLAELTAHIEQAKEDERTRIAREIHDDLGGNLTAIKMALAMLSARLPQDQPDLVDKANYVDDLVDRTIEAVHRISLDLRPSTLDLGIVAALEWQAREFEKQMGIAVIMRCPHRDDGDLELEPDHASALFRIFQEALTNIAKHADATRVTVSLRRQRKLLTLSICDNGRGLQPADRLKPQSFGLRGMSERASALGGTLALSSAPGGGTMVTIRTRLAPRTSAQQAARHKTAQEE, encoded by the coding sequence ATGAGTCTGCCCTCCTCTTTCAACACCGAACATCCTCCCACCTCCGGCCTGGTTTACCAGTTCGTCCTGCACCCCAACGGCAGCACCAGCTTCCCCTGCCTGAACGAAGGCTGCAGCGCGCTGCTCGGCCTGGCGCCCGGCGAGCTGCAGGACGATCCGTCCCTGTTCGAGGGCCTGATCCTGCCGGAAGACCGCCGCGCCTATCACGAGGCGATGCAGATGTCGGCCGCCGCCCTGGCGGCCTGGAACTGGGAAGGACGCATCCGCATTCCGGCCTGGAACGATGTCAAGTGGATCAACCTGCGCGCCACCCCGCACACCCGCGAGGACGGCGCAGTTCAGTGGGATGGCATCATGACCAATATCACGGCAAGCAAGCAGGAGCAGGAAGAATCGCACCGTTCGCGCGAGCGCCTGGCCGAGCTGACCGCGCATATCGAGCAGGCCAAGGAAGACGAGCGCACCCGCATCGCGCGCGAGATCCACGACGACCTGGGCGGCAACCTCACCGCGATCAAGATGGCGCTGGCCATGCTGTCGGCGCGTCTGCCGCAAGACCAGCCGGACCTGGTCGACAAGGCCAACTACGTCGACGACCTGGTCGACCGCACCATCGAGGCGGTGCACCGCATCTCGCTCGACCTGCGCCCAAGCACGCTCGACCTCGGCATCGTCGCCGCACTCGAATGGCAGGCGCGCGAGTTCGAGAAGCAGATGGGGATCGCCGTCATCATGCGCTGTCCGCATCGGGACGATGGGGACCTCGAGCTCGAGCCCGACCATGCGAGCGCGCTGTTCCGCATCTTCCAGGAAGCGCTCACGAACATCGCCAAGCATGCCGATGCAACCCGCGTCACGGTGTCGCTGCGGCGCCAGCGCAAGCTGCTCACCCTGTCGATCTGCGATAACGGCCGCGGCCTCCAGCCCGCCGACCGCCTCAAGCCGCAATCGTTCGGCCTGCGCGGCATGAGCGAGCGCGCCAGCGCCCTGGGCGGCACGCTGGCCTTGTCGTCCGCGCCCGGAGGTGGCACGATGGTGACCATCAGGACCAGGCTGGCGCCCAGGACCTCCGCGCAGCAGGCGGCGCGCCACAAGACAGCACAAGAAGAATGA
- a CDS encoding response regulator — MTEKITIRVFIADDHAIVREGLKQILAEQRDINVAGEAENGVDAARLVGKSKANVMLLDISLPDRNGIDVLKQIKKDRPELAVLMLSMHREDQYAIRALKAGASGYLTKQSAPRELVTAIRQVAGGQKYVSAALAQTLASSIGADHEAAVHEGLSDREYQTLTMIASGMTVSEIARELSLSVKTISEYRTRLLVKMKLKTSAELTTYAIRNGLVD, encoded by the coding sequence ATGACCGAGAAAATAACCATCCGCGTTTTCATCGCCGACGACCATGCCATCGTGCGCGAGGGGCTCAAGCAGATCCTGGCCGAGCAGCGCGACATCAACGTCGCCGGCGAGGCCGAGAACGGCGTCGACGCCGCCCGGCTGGTGGGCAAGTCCAAGGCCAATGTGATGCTGCTCGATATCTCGCTGCCCGACCGCAACGGCATCGACGTGTTGAAACAGATAAAGAAGGACAGACCCGAACTGGCGGTGCTGATGCTGTCGATGCACCGCGAAGACCAGTACGCGATCCGCGCGCTGAAGGCCGGCGCGTCCGGTTATCTCACCAAGCAGAGCGCGCCGCGCGAACTGGTGACGGCGATCCGCCAGGTGGCGGGCGGCCAGAAATACGTGAGCGCGGCGCTGGCCCAGACCCTGGCCAGCTCGATCGGCGCGGACCACGAGGCGGCGGTGCACGAAGGGCTGTCCGACCGCGAATACCAGACCCTGACCATGATCGCCTCCGGCATGACGGTCAGCGAGATCGCGCGCGAGCTGTCGCTGTCGGTCAAGACCATCAGCGAATACCGCACCCGCTTGTTGGTCAAAATGAAACTCAAGACCAGCGCCGAGCTGACGACCTACGCCATCCGTAACGGTTTGGTGGACTGA
- a CDS encoding serine/threonine protein kinase: MAAQNNAPLPDGLDIAGYRIVKKIASGGFSIVYLAYDGEGNAVAIKEYLPSALALRQPGELVPVVAKPHLAVFRIGLKCFFEEGRALARIVHPNVVRVLNFFRAHDTVYMVMAYESGHALQEHIARAAAKGSRPGEQFVRQVFTGVCAGLREVHANKLLHLDLKPANIYLRSDGSPLLLDFGAARQTLHSDAPMLAPMYTPGFAAPELSTRGASLGPWTDIYSLGAAMLACMSCSTPQSVEARRAGDKLLEQLDSLVGRYSPELIDLVQACLALDPLARPQSVFAIQKALQAAPAKPLAAASASGSMKTSARQGEARGGWRGLVDRLGALGRGQG; encoded by the coding sequence ATGGCTGCACAGAATAACGCTCCCCTGCCCGATGGGCTGGACATTGCCGGATACCGCATTGTAAAGAAAATTGCGTCCGGTGGGTTCAGTATTGTTTACCTTGCCTATGACGGCGAAGGCAATGCGGTCGCCATCAAGGAGTATTTACCGAGCGCGCTCGCGCTGCGCCAGCCGGGCGAACTGGTGCCCGTCGTCGCCAAGCCGCACCTGGCCGTGTTCCGTATCGGCCTCAAGTGTTTCTTCGAGGAGGGCAGGGCGCTGGCGCGCATCGTGCACCCGAACGTGGTGCGCGTATTGAATTTTTTCCGCGCCCACGACACCGTGTACATGGTGATGGCCTACGAATCCGGCCACGCGCTGCAGGAGCACATCGCGCGCGCTGCGGCCAAGGGCAGCCGCCCCGGCGAACAGTTCGTGCGCCAGGTATTTACGGGCGTCTGCGCCGGCCTGCGCGAGGTGCACGCCAACAAGCTGCTGCACCTCGACCTCAAGCCGGCCAACATCTATCTGCGGTCCGACGGCTCTCCCTTGCTGCTCGACTTCGGCGCCGCGCGCCAGACCCTGCACAGCGATGCGCCGATGCTGGCGCCGATGTACACGCCGGGTTTCGCCGCGCCCGAGCTGTCCACGCGCGGCGCCAGCCTCGGGCCGTGGACCGATATCTACAGTCTCGGCGCCGCCATGCTGGCCTGCATGAGCTGCTCGACCCCGCAGTCGGTCGAGGCGCGCCGCGCCGGCGACAAGCTGCTCGAGCAGCTGGATTCACTGGTGGGCCGCTATTCGCCCGAGCTGATCGACCTCGTGCAGGCATGCCTGGCGCTCGATCCGCTCGCGCGTCCGCAGAGCGTGTTCGCGATCCAGAAAGCGCTGCAAGCCGCACCGGCGAAGCCGCTCGCGGCGGCGTCCGCATCGGGATCGATGAAGACATCGGCGCGGCAAGGCGAGGCGCGCGGCGGCTGGCGCGGACTCGTCGACCGTCTCGGCGCACTCGGGCGCGGCCAGGGATAA
- a CDS encoding PP2C family protein-serine/threonine phosphatase: MQFSVYQQSHIGGRKVNQDRMGYCFTRDSLLLLLADGMGGHMNGEIAATIALQTVSMMFRTQARPYVKRPERFLEEALLQAHHDIQAYAATHGLPEMPRTTVVACLVQHNCAVWAHAGDSRLYWVRRNQVLARTRDHSHFEYLVDRGRADPNERATHPDRNKLYNCLGASSAPKIELSHQVSLQPGDVLLLCSDGLWSMLPEAEIVHRLATGSVVQAVPEMVQMAAAVGGAQADNTTALAIAWQGADTAHADLPNVISTQLLGEDMVRSTIARADAAPGDADAFGDDDIEKAIAEIRAAIEKSSQVIK; encoded by the coding sequence ATGCAATTTTCCGTCTACCAGCAAAGCCATATCGGCGGCCGCAAGGTCAACCAGGACCGCATGGGCTACTGCTTCACGCGCGATTCGCTCCTGCTCCTGCTGGCCGACGGCATGGGCGGGCACATGAACGGCGAGATCGCCGCGACCATCGCGCTGCAGACGGTGTCGATGATGTTCCGCACGCAGGCGCGTCCCTACGTAAAACGGCCCGAGCGCTTCCTGGAAGAAGCGCTGCTGCAGGCCCACCACGACATCCAGGCCTACGCCGCCACCCACGGCCTGCCCGAGATGCCGCGCACCACCGTCGTGGCCTGCCTGGTGCAGCACAACTGCGCCGTGTGGGCCCATGCCGGCGACTCGCGGCTGTACTGGGTGCGGCGCAACCAGGTGCTGGCGCGCACGCGCGACCATTCGCATTTCGAATACCTGGTCGACCGCGGCCGCGCCGATCCAAACGAGCGCGCGACCCACCCCGACCGCAACAAGCTGTATAACTGCCTGGGCGCTTCGAGCGCGCCGAAGATCGAGCTGTCGCACCAGGTCAGCCTACAGCCGGGCGACGTGCTGCTGCTGTGCTCCGACGGCCTGTGGTCGATGCTGCCCGAGGCCGAGATCGTGCACCGCCTGGCCACCGGCAGCGTGGTGCAGGCGGTGCCCGAGATGGTGCAGATGGCGGCCGCGGTCGGCGGCGCCCAGGCCGACAACACGACCGCGCTGGCCATCGCCTGGCAGGGCGCCGACACCGCGCATGCGGACCTGCCCAATGTCATCTCGACCCAGCTGCTGGGCGAGGACATGGTCAGGTCGACCATCGCCCGTGCCGATGCCGCTCCGGGCGACGCGGACGCCTTCGGCGACGACGATATCGAGAAAGCGATCGCCGAGATTCGTGCGGCGATCGAAAAGTCATCCCAAGTCATCAAATAA
- the gmk gene encoding guanylate kinase, producing MLPQAFSGSLFIVAAPSGAGKSSLVNALLAQEPGIKLSISTTTRQPRPGELDGEHYHFTTAEDFVTRAERGEFLEWAEVHGNYYGTSRLLVEQQMKNGTDILLEIDWQGARQVKKLFPDAAGIFILPPSIEALEERLHKRGTDEPHIITRRLLAAGGEIAHAPEFEYAIINEEFNVALAELQAIVKATRCRFAQQAARNATLFAQLGIHAHQPQS from the coding sequence ATGCTCCCACAAGCTTTCTCCGGCAGCCTGTTCATCGTCGCCGCCCCGTCCGGCGCCGGCAAGTCGAGCCTGGTCAACGCACTGCTGGCGCAGGAACCCGGCATCAAGCTGTCGATCTCGACCACAACCCGCCAGCCGCGTCCGGGCGAGCTGGATGGCGAGCATTATCATTTCACCACCGCCGAGGATTTCGTCACCCGCGCCGAACGCGGCGAATTCCTGGAATGGGCCGAGGTGCACGGCAATTACTACGGGACGAGCCGCCTGCTGGTGGAACAGCAAATGAAGAACGGCACCGACATCCTGCTCGAGATCGACTGGCAGGGCGCCCGCCAGGTGAAGAAACTGTTCCCGGACGCGGCCGGCATCTTCATCTTGCCGCCATCGATCGAGGCGCTGGAAGAACGCCTGCACAAGCGTGGCACCGACGAGCCGCACATCATCACGCGCCGCCTGCTGGCGGCTGGCGGCGAGATCGCTCACGCTCCGGAGTTCGAATATGCTATCATCAACGAAGAGTTTAACGTCGCCCTGGCCGAACTGCAGGCGATTGTCAAAGCGACACGTTGCCGATTCGCCCAACAGGCTGCCCGCAACGCTACGCTGTTTGCCCAGCTGGGAATCCACGCGCATCAACCTCAATCCTGA
- the greB gene encoding transcription elongation factor GreB — translation MNKAFVKESDNDDDEEALALAQAIPAGAKNYITPAGYQRIKDELLQLIDVDRPEVVRIVHWAASNGDRSENGDYIYGKRRLREIDRRIRFLTKRMDSAFVVDPTVHYGNDQVFFGATVSYINKAGEEHTVTIVGVDELDPLKGKISWVSPVARALTKCREGDVVPLQTPLGMDELEIMSVDYPEPIVD, via the coding sequence ATGAACAAGGCATTTGTGAAAGAGTCCGACAACGACGATGACGAAGAGGCGTTGGCCCTGGCGCAGGCGATTCCCGCCGGCGCCAAGAACTACATCACCCCGGCCGGCTACCAGCGCATCAAGGACGAGCTGCTGCAGCTGATCGACGTCGATCGTCCCGAGGTGGTGCGCATCGTGCACTGGGCCGCGTCGAACGGCGACCGCTCCGAGAACGGCGACTACATCTACGGCAAGCGCCGCCTGCGCGAGATCGACCGCCGCATCCGCTTTCTCACCAAGCGCATGGACTCGGCCTTCGTGGTCGACCCAACTGTTCACTACGGCAACGACCAGGTCTTTTTCGGGGCCACGGTGAGCTACATCAACAAGGCGGGTGAGGAGCACACCGTCACCATCGTCGGCGTGGATGAGCTCGATCCCCTGAAGGGCAAGATCAGCTGGGTGTCGCCGGTGGCGCGCGCACTGACCAAGTGTCGCGAGGGCGACGTGGTGCCGCTGCAGACGCCGCTCGGCATGGACGAACTGGAGATTATGTCGGTCGATTATCCTGAACCCATCGTCGACTGA
- the rpoZ gene encoding DNA-directed RNA polymerase subunit omega encodes MARITIEDCLKNVPNRFQLTLAATYRARQLLQGHTPKVEAKDKPTVVALREIAAGKVGLEMLKKVPM; translated from the coding sequence ATGGCCCGCATCACCATTGAAGACTGCCTCAAGAACGTCCCGAACCGCTTCCAGCTGACCCTGGCCGCTACCTATCGTGCTCGTCAGCTCCTGCAAGGCCACACTCCGAAGGTCGAAGCCAAGGACAAGCCGACCGTGGTCGCCCTGCGCGAGATCGCCGCCGGCAAGGTTGGCCTGGAAATGCTGAAAAAAGTGCCGATGTAA